A part of Corynebacterium mustelae genomic DNA contains:
- the gndA gene encoding NADP-dependent phosphogluconate dehydrogenase, which translates to MTEQGNLAQIGVVGLAVMGSNLARNFARNGHTVAVYNRSFEKTEDLIKHHGNEGNFVPAQTIDEFVASLEKPRRAIIMVQAGAATDAVISQLADAMEEGDIIIDGGNALYTDTIRREKEISARGLNFVGAGISGGEEGALNGPSIMPGGPAESWKALGPLLESIAAVVDDVPCVTHIGPDGAGHFVKMVHNGIEYADMQVIGEAYQLLRYGAGMTPAEISEVFRTWNAGDLDSYLIGITAEVLAQVDAETGTPLIDVIVDSAGQKGTGRWTVKSALDLGIPVTGIGEAVFARALSGATAQRTATIDNLPSGKLQTLEELGISRETFIEDVRQALYASKLVAYAQGFDEINAGSEEYNWNIDPRDLATIWRGGCIIRAKFLNRIREAYDANPDLPTLLLDPYFKNELADLIDSWRRIVVIATHIGQPIPVFASSLSYYDSLRVPRLPAALIQGQRDYFGAHTYQRVDKEGTFHTLWSGDRTEIEI; encoded by the coding sequence ATGACTGAACAAGGTAACCTGGCACAGATCGGCGTCGTTGGTCTTGCCGTAATGGGATCAAACCTCGCGCGAAACTTCGCTCGTAATGGACACACAGTTGCGGTATATAACCGTAGTTTTGAAAAAACCGAAGACCTAATAAAGCACCACGGTAACGAAGGCAACTTCGTTCCTGCACAAACCATTGACGAATTCGTCGCAAGCCTGGAGAAACCCCGCCGCGCGATAATTATGGTTCAAGCTGGAGCGGCAACCGACGCTGTCATTTCGCAACTTGCCGATGCCATGGAGGAGGGAGACATCATCATTGATGGCGGTAATGCCCTCTACACTGATACCATCCGTCGCGAGAAAGAAATCTCTGCTCGCGGGCTAAACTTCGTTGGTGCTGGGATTTCTGGTGGCGAAGAAGGCGCGCTTAACGGACCGTCGATTATGCCAGGTGGCCCAGCGGAGTCATGGAAAGCTTTAGGGCCGCTTTTGGAATCTATCGCTGCAGTTGTTGACGATGTTCCTTGCGTAACCCATATTGGCCCCGATGGGGCTGGACATTTCGTCAAAATGGTTCACAATGGCATTGAATACGCAGACATGCAGGTCATCGGAGAAGCTTATCAACTGCTGCGATACGGCGCAGGCATGACACCTGCGGAAATCTCGGAAGTATTCCGCACATGGAACGCCGGTGACCTAGACTCCTATCTCATTGGGATTACGGCCGAAGTTCTTGCTCAAGTTGACGCAGAAACTGGAACACCGCTTATTGATGTGATTGTTGATTCTGCGGGTCAAAAGGGTACCGGTCGTTGGACTGTTAAGTCTGCTCTAGATCTAGGTATTCCCGTTACCGGCATCGGCGAGGCAGTCTTTGCCCGCGCACTATCTGGCGCCACCGCTCAACGCACCGCAACCATTGATAACCTACCATCAGGTAAACTACAGACCCTTGAGGAGCTCGGGATCTCTCGTGAAACTTTCATAGAGGATGTACGCCAAGCTTTGTACGCTTCTAAGCTTGTTGCATACGCCCAGGGTTTCGACGAGATAAACGCAGGGTCTGAGGAATACAACTGGAATATTGATCCACGTGATCTGGCGACCATTTGGCGTGGTGGCTGTATCATTCGTGCTAAGTTCCTCAACCGGATTCGGGAAGCTTACGACGCCAACCCAGATCTGCCAACGCTTCTGCTCGATCCATACTTCAAGAATGAACTCGCTGACCTAATCGATTCCTGGCGCCGTATCGTCGTTATTGCAACACATATTGGCCAGCCTATTCCAGTATTCGCTTCATCCTTGTCATACTATGACAGCCTGCGGGTTCCTCGGCTTCCGGCCGCTTTGATTCAGGGACAGCGCGACTACTTTGGTGCTCACACTTATCAACGCGTCGATAAGGAGGGCACCTTCCACACCCTCTGGTCCGGGGATCGCACCGAAATCGAAATATAA
- a CDS encoding PaaI family thioesterase, translating into MASHTEIPDTTRPLFELLAGMGENGLHMRELAQLNELNGGFSSRLGMRFTEVNKDLVAAEMHVTQEHLQVSGIVNGGVFCAIAESVGSVMGVVAAKGKLVVGVNNDTNFIASVAAGVISAEARVIHGGRRTQLIEIEMFHRDHLCAKSALRTMVIEPPQDR; encoded by the coding sequence ATGGCTTCTCATACTGAAATTCCCGATACAACAAGACCATTATTCGAGCTCCTGGCGGGGATGGGCGAGAACGGGTTGCATATGCGGGAATTGGCACAATTAAACGAACTCAATGGTGGCTTTAGTTCCCGGCTAGGCATGCGATTCACAGAAGTAAACAAGGATCTTGTAGCCGCAGAGATGCATGTGACACAAGAACACCTCCAAGTTTCTGGAATCGTTAATGGCGGCGTATTTTGCGCAATTGCGGAATCAGTCGGTTCAGTAATGGGAGTTGTAGCCGCAAAAGGCAAGCTGGTAGTCGGAGTAAACAATGACACTAATTTCATCGCTTCAGTTGCTGCAGGTGTGATCTCAGCGGAGGCTCGAGTCATCCACGGTGGACGTCGTACCCAATTGATTGAGATTGAAATGTTTCATCGGGATCACTTGTGCGCCAAGTCTGCCTTGCGGACAATGGTTATTGAGCCGCCACAAGACCGATAA
- a CDS encoding magnesium and cobalt transport protein CorA — translation MTVSNTDRLENQPQPPKEQASGFVDHCRLYIDGVRIPGEIKVDSALGLLHSRLGELQARHESDSSRGFVWLSLNEPSVQQMHDAAQAFGVHPLIIEDAVVARQRPKVEQYDDQLFLVARSVRYLDFDRRQNSVQQSRQVIETGEVQMVVGKNFIITIRHGTTLPDISDRLALRAGQSTLVNQAGPMSVAWAITDWIVDDYIKIAAELSDDVDALEEEVFTPNSRFNVEQIYLLKREILEMRHAIDPLDPALRLILSNDSQLLNKHIRRYFRDVLDHEIIAKDTIRGFDERLTDLISAAVAKVTLQQNEDMRAISAFVGMAAVPTLIAGIYGMNFQHMPELQTQYGYFIVLGIMVLIVAGMWWFFKKWNWL, via the coding sequence ATGACAGTTAGCAACACAGACCGCTTGGAAAATCAGCCACAGCCGCCCAAAGAGCAGGCTTCAGGTTTCGTGGATCATTGTCGCTTGTATATTGATGGAGTGCGGATTCCAGGTGAGATTAAGGTTGACTCCGCTTTGGGCCTATTGCACAGCAGATTGGGTGAACTTCAAGCACGCCATGAGTCTGATTCATCGCGGGGTTTTGTTTGGTTAAGCCTAAATGAGCCCTCCGTGCAACAAATGCATGACGCTGCACAAGCTTTTGGTGTGCACCCCTTGATCATCGAAGATGCGGTTGTTGCACGACAACGCCCAAAAGTTGAACAATATGATGACCAGTTGTTTCTGGTGGCACGAAGTGTGCGTTACTTAGATTTTGATCGCCGTCAAAATTCAGTTCAGCAATCCCGGCAGGTGATCGAAACTGGTGAAGTGCAAATGGTTGTTGGGAAAAACTTCATCATAACCATCCGGCACGGCACTACCCTACCTGATATTTCGGACCGGTTAGCACTACGTGCAGGGCAATCCACCTTGGTTAATCAAGCTGGACCGATGTCAGTTGCGTGGGCGATAACCGACTGGATCGTAGACGATTACATCAAAATTGCTGCGGAATTATCCGATGATGTTGATGCACTTGAAGAAGAAGTATTCACACCAAACTCGCGCTTTAATGTGGAGCAGATTTACCTACTAAAGCGAGAAATCCTGGAGATGCGGCACGCCATTGATCCGCTGGATCCAGCGTTACGTTTGATTCTTTCCAATGATTCCCAGCTACTGAACAAGCACATCCGACGGTACTTTCGCGATGTTCTCGACCATGAGATCATCGCAAAGGACACCATCCGGGGGTTTGACGAGAGGCTTACCGATTTGATTAGTGCTGCCGTTGCGAAAGTTACCCTACAACAAAATGAGGATATGCGCGCAATATCAGCATTTGTCGGAATGGCAGCGGTTCCGACGTTAATTGCCGGGATTTATGGGATGAATTTTCAACACATGCCAGAACTTCAAACCCAGTATGGGTATTTTATTGTTCTGGGTATCATGGTCCTTATCGTCGCTGGCATGTGGTGGTTTTTCAAAAAATGGAACTGGTTATAG
- a CDS encoding class I SAM-dependent methyltransferase has product MPTWNELIAANPAHSINYANRWRRFEENGDDIYGEARLIDAIAARGSVIVDAGCGQGRLTGYLGKQGHHVIGTDLDPILIDIARAENPDLDFHVGDLCKDPLPVSDADIVFSAGNVMGFLPAEGRRDALNHIFRALKPGGRAIIGYGAGRGWDFGDFLDLATDVGLTLEHKFSSWELAPFADESDFLVAFFRK; this is encoded by the coding sequence ATGCCTACGTGGAACGAACTCATCGCTGCCAATCCTGCACACTCTATCAATTACGCAAATCGTTGGCGACGCTTCGAGGAAAATGGTGATGACATCTACGGAGAAGCGCGTCTCATTGATGCGATCGCTGCGCGCGGATCAGTCATCGTCGACGCAGGATGTGGTCAGGGCCGATTAACCGGCTATTTGGGTAAACAAGGGCACCACGTGATCGGGACCGATCTTGACCCAATTTTGATCGATATAGCGCGGGCTGAGAATCCTGATCTCGACTTTCATGTCGGCGACCTGTGTAAAGATCCATTACCAGTTTCTGACGCTGACATTGTGTTCAGTGCTGGAAACGTCATGGGTTTTCTCCCAGCTGAGGGCAGAAGGGACGCCCTAAACCATATATTCCGCGCACTTAAGCCCGGTGGTCGAGCCATTATCGGATACGGTGCTGGGCGCGGCTGGGATTTTGGGGATTTTCTCGACCTTGCAACTGATGTTGGATTGACGTTAGAACATAAGTTTTCGTCATGGGAACTCGCCCCGTTTGCCGATGAATCAGATTTTTTGGTGGCATTTTTCCGAAAATAA
- a CDS encoding NAD(P)/FAD-dependent oxidoreductase — MSETPFRPEGGRHHVVVIGSGFGGLFAVHNLKDADVDITLIDRTNHHLFQPLLYQVATGILASGEIAPSTRQILSQQDNVEVMKAEVVDIDTKGRTVSIQLGHLTKLISYDSLIVAAGAGQSYFGNDHFAKYAPGMKTIDDALELRARILGAFERAELCDDPIERERLLTFVIVGAGPTGVELAGQVAEMAHRTLAGSFRRCNPANAKIILLDGAPQVLPPFGKRLGRNAQRSLEKIGVTVKLNSIVTDVTENSVSYKSTVDDSEHTIESFCKIWSAGVAASPLGKLIADQTGVELDRAGRVHVNPDLSVGDDKNLFVIGDMMNYQNLPGVAQVAIQGGEYVAEQIAAEAAGRSADEREPFEYYDKGSMATISRFNAVVKMGNVEITGFIGWLLWLVVHVMFLVGFRNRFTALVSWGINAISRKRWHLAVTRQQLHARTAIEKLSDRITHDEEKPIELLDTERFSGGKSTK; from the coding sequence ATGTCTGAAACCCCATTCCGCCCTGAAGGCGGTCGGCACCACGTGGTTGTTATTGGATCAGGTTTCGGTGGGCTGTTCGCTGTCCACAACCTAAAAGATGCAGATGTTGATATTACATTGATCGACCGTACCAACCACCACTTGTTCCAACCCTTGCTTTACCAAGTGGCCACCGGCATTCTTGCCTCCGGAGAAATCGCCCCGTCCACCCGTCAAATCTTGAGCCAACAGGATAATGTCGAGGTTATGAAGGCCGAGGTAGTCGATATCGACACCAAAGGCCGGACGGTCTCTATTCAATTGGGCCACTTAACCAAACTTATTTCCTACGATTCATTAATCGTGGCCGCCGGTGCCGGACAGTCATATTTCGGCAATGACCACTTTGCTAAATATGCGCCTGGCATGAAGACCATCGATGACGCTCTGGAGCTACGGGCCCGGATTCTAGGCGCTTTTGAACGAGCAGAACTTTGCGATGATCCAATTGAACGTGAACGACTCTTAACATTCGTTATTGTGGGCGCAGGCCCAACTGGTGTTGAACTTGCTGGACAGGTGGCAGAAATGGCGCACCGTACCCTCGCCGGATCATTCCGCCGATGTAATCCAGCTAACGCTAAGATTATTCTGCTTGATGGGGCACCCCAGGTATTGCCGCCCTTCGGAAAGCGATTGGGCCGCAACGCACAACGCTCCCTCGAAAAAATTGGTGTCACGGTCAAACTCAATTCCATCGTGACCGATGTGACTGAAAATTCTGTTTCCTACAAATCCACCGTGGATGATTCGGAACACACCATCGAGTCATTCTGCAAGATTTGGTCCGCTGGTGTCGCTGCTTCCCCGCTTGGCAAGCTCATTGCAGACCAGACTGGTGTGGAACTTGATCGGGCTGGTCGAGTTCACGTAAATCCTGATCTTAGTGTAGGTGATGACAAAAACTTGTTTGTCATTGGCGACATGATGAACTACCAAAATCTTCCAGGAGTTGCACAGGTCGCAATCCAAGGTGGTGAGTATGTTGCAGAGCAGATCGCTGCTGAAGCTGCTGGCCGCTCTGCAGACGAGCGTGAACCCTTTGAGTACTACGACAAGGGATCCATGGCGACGATTTCCCGCTTTAACGCTGTAGTGAAGATGGGAAATGTGGAGATCACCGGCTTTATCGGATGGTTATTATGGCTAGTAGTTCATGTCATGTTCTTGGTAGGTTTCCGCAACCGATTCACGGCACTCGTTTCATGGGGCATCAACGCAATTTCTCGGAAACGGTGGCACTTGGCGGTTACTCGCCAACAACTACATGCACGCACAGCGATTGAGAAGCTGTCGGATCGGATTACTCATGATGAAGAAAAACCAATCGAGTTACTCGACACTGAGCGTTTTAGCGGTGGCAAGTCCACTAAGTAG
- a CDS encoding class I SAM-dependent methyltransferase, with protein sequence MLNAAKARRAEAEFAVVCEKADIRLAGDEPDLRILREELFKRIAKSGWLGLAEGYMAGEWESGQLVEVLAKLLEAGYCPRTSRTHIRELAGQYSGLELPQDLIQLFSGNGMSYHGPIFSSGVPTTQRNQYKSYVPGAGKGREPASHFVDVTELEEPTLVERVDFSDAQLRAAAQLLESARVSAGTHVADFPSSGPLVPIIAAHNAAVADVYTADVDHANWLQEVFQKAKVNLDIHINVTDGVFPELRRLSRMYDAITSVEKLETMPLETQRHYVSALDRMLVPYGFVSMQTVVKTLNYTEASERALDVLRAYVWPGLTMSSPEDLHRLFDANSNLRIVAQKCFGKHYNHGLQMQRELFEGNMREAAADGFDVTFRRLWVFQLALREALFRLEMIDAVQLTITTRQRR encoded by the coding sequence ATGCTGAACGCAGCAAAAGCTCGGCGTGCAGAAGCGGAGTTTGCGGTTGTTTGTGAAAAAGCTGATATTCGTTTGGCTGGAGATGAACCTGATCTCCGAATCCTTCGGGAGGAGCTTTTTAAACGGATAGCGAAATCTGGTTGGTTGGGTCTTGCTGAAGGTTACATGGCAGGAGAGTGGGAAAGCGGGCAATTGGTTGAAGTGCTGGCTAAACTGCTGGAGGCTGGCTATTGTCCGCGAACCTCTCGCACCCATATTCGTGAGCTGGCGGGGCAGTATAGCGGTCTGGAATTGCCTCAAGATTTGATCCAGCTGTTTAGCGGGAACGGGATGAGTTATCACGGTCCGATTTTTTCTTCAGGCGTACCAACCACACAACGAAACCAATATAAAAGTTACGTGCCAGGTGCCGGGAAGGGCAGGGAACCGGCTAGCCATTTTGTGGATGTAACCGAGCTTGAGGAGCCAACACTTGTGGAACGCGTTGACTTTTCCGACGCGCAGTTACGGGCTGCCGCACAGCTATTAGAATCGGCTCGGGTTTCGGCGGGTACACACGTTGCTGATTTTCCGAGTTCGGGTCCGCTAGTGCCAATTATCGCGGCACATAACGCGGCAGTAGCTGATGTCTACACGGCTGACGTGGATCATGCGAACTGGCTGCAGGAGGTTTTTCAAAAGGCGAAAGTTAATTTGGACATCCATATCAATGTCACCGATGGGGTTTTTCCGGAGCTACGGCGGTTATCTCGGATGTATGACGCGATTACCAGCGTCGAAAAGCTCGAAACGATGCCATTGGAAACACAACGTCATTATGTGTCGGCGTTAGATAGGATGCTTGTGCCGTATGGCTTCGTTTCGATGCAGACGGTGGTTAAAACACTTAACTATACTGAGGCAAGTGAGCGTGCGCTTGACGTCCTTCGAGCATACGTGTGGCCTGGATTGACCATGTCCTCGCCGGAGGACTTGCACCGGCTTTTCGACGCCAATAGCAATCTACGGATTGTCGCCCAGAAGTGTTTTGGAAAGCATTATAATCATGGGTTGCAGATGCAGCGCGAGCTGTTCGAAGGGAATATGCGGGAAGCTGCTGCTGATGGCTTCGACGTAACTTTTCGACGGTTATGGGTGTTCCAACTGGCATTGCGGGAAGCCTTGTTCCGACTGGAAATGATTGATGCGGTACAGTTAACGATAACGACCCGGCAACGGCGATAA
- a CDS encoding YceI family protein, with product MDRKRKPLIIGTVAAVILLATFAVATVLIPVFQGPGVKTGELDPRNATAATTEIDGAWKVVYGDAPNISSVGFTFKELLPSDARTTSGSTRGIRGNATISDATLTSGRIEVDMTSLSTDTERRDINVRQKIFETDSYPSANFEVTENVDLSNIPDDATVAEVTVTGDLTIKGKTNTVTSQYKVLRDGNKLTLSTTIPINRLDFGVETPEFVAAKIAEDGELNILITMMKD from the coding sequence ATGGACAGAAAACGTAAACCATTAATTATCGGCACCGTAGCCGCAGTGATTTTATTAGCTACTTTTGCAGTTGCGACCGTATTGATTCCGGTTTTCCAAGGTCCCGGCGTCAAAACTGGTGAGCTTGATCCGCGTAACGCCACAGCAGCAACGACTGAAATTGATGGTGCCTGGAAAGTGGTTTATGGCGATGCTCCCAATATCTCTTCAGTGGGTTTCACGTTTAAAGAATTGCTGCCATCAGATGCGCGAACCACGTCAGGCTCAACTCGGGGCATTCGCGGAAACGCAACTATATCCGATGCCACATTAACTTCGGGTCGCATTGAAGTCGATATGACATCGTTGAGCACAGACACGGAGCGACGGGACATCAATGTGCGTCAAAAGATTTTTGAAACTGATTCCTATCCATCAGCAAACTTTGAAGTCACGGAAAACGTTGATTTGTCGAACATACCGGATGACGCCACGGTTGCTGAGGTCACAGTCACTGGCGATCTGACGATCAAAGGCAAAACAAATACTGTAACCTCGCAATACAAAGTATTGCGTGATGGTAATAAACTCACGCTAAGCACGACGATCCCGATCAATCGTCTTGATTTTGGCGTTGAAACTCCGGAATTTGTTGCAGCGAAAATTGCCGAAGATGGCGAGTTAAATATTCTGATCACCATGATGAAGGACTAA
- a CDS encoding RNA polymerase-binding protein RbpA, whose translation MADRVLRGSRMGAVSYETDRDHDLAPRQMVRYRTETGEIYEVPFAEDAEIPGEWLCKNGQIGILVEGEGIETKPAKPPRTHWDMLRERRSIEELDILLEERIEQLRKRRRNAARLLKQQQEEEAAAAAAASEKK comes from the coding sequence ATGGCAGATCGCGTTCTCCGGGGTTCCCGCATGGGTGCCGTTAGCTACGAAACCGACCGCGACCACGATCTCGCACCGCGACAGATGGTGCGATATCGGACTGAAACGGGTGAAATCTATGAGGTTCCATTCGCTGAAGATGCTGAGATTCCTGGTGAATGGCTATGTAAAAACGGTCAGATCGGTATCCTGGTGGAAGGCGAAGGCATTGAAACCAAACCGGCGAAGCCACCCCGGACTCACTGGGATATGTTGCGGGAACGTCGCAGCATTGAAGAGCTAGATATCCTTTTGGAAGAACGTATTGAACAATTGCGCAAACGGCGTCGTAACGCAGCCCGACTTCTGAAGCAGCAACAGGAAGAAGAGGCGGCAGCCGCAGCTGCTGCCTCTGAAAAAAAGTAA
- a CDS encoding polyprenol monophosphomannose synthase, producing the protein MKTLVIIPTYNELENLPLITGRVRSAAPKVDILIVDDNSPDGTGKAADELAKNDANIHVLHREGKGGLCGAYVAGFRWGLDRDYDVLCEMDADGSHAPEQLHLLLDEIGRGADLVIGSRYVPGGKVVNWPKNRWILSKGGNIYISLALGAGLSDMTAGYRAFRREVLEAIDLDELSNAGYIFQVDMAFRVVKAGFDVREVPITFTEREIGESKLDGSFVKDSLLEVTKWGIKHRSMQIKDLKTEFGGMAKHAIKKWRKKHYL; encoded by the coding sequence ATGAAAACACTGGTCATCATCCCAACATATAACGAACTGGAAAACCTCCCATTGATAACCGGTCGGGTTCGGTCAGCAGCCCCTAAGGTCGATATTCTCATCGTCGATGATAATAGTCCCGATGGAACGGGTAAGGCTGCCGATGAGTTAGCGAAAAATGACGCAAACATTCATGTTTTACACCGAGAAGGCAAAGGTGGTCTTTGCGGTGCCTATGTAGCAGGGTTCCGGTGGGGCTTGGACCGGGACTATGATGTCTTGTGCGAAATGGATGCTGATGGTTCCCATGCTCCTGAACAGCTTCACTTACTACTTGACGAAATCGGACGGGGAGCCGACCTAGTTATCGGTTCGCGTTACGTTCCTGGCGGGAAAGTTGTCAATTGGCCAAAGAATCGCTGGATTTTGTCCAAGGGGGGAAATATTTATATTTCACTCGCATTGGGCGCCGGACTATCTGATATGACAGCAGGCTACCGCGCATTTCGACGCGAAGTTTTAGAAGCCATTGATTTAGATGAGCTCTCCAATGCTGGCTACATATTCCAAGTCGACATGGCGTTTCGTGTAGTAAAGGCCGGTTTTGATGTGCGGGAAGTACCAATCACCTTCACAGAACGTGAAATCGGTGAATCGAAGCTCGACGGATCATTTGTTAAGGATTCATTGCTTGAGGTAACCAAATGGGGTATTAAGCATAGAAGTATGCAGATCAAGGATCTAAAAACCGAATTTGGCGGCATGGCAAAACATGCAATCAAAAAATGGCGTAAGAAGCACTACCTATGA
- the lnt gene encoding apolipoprotein N-acyltransferase, with translation MLSIRARNMHALIRICLALLSGVLVYASYQPQGFSVAGVVGVAVLYAGFSPIKGQYVSLRLGAAIAASHCFVLYMLLLPWIGEFVGNFPYISLAVFLSLYGIILGVGAAALQRVPYPWLWFAFLYLAVEWLRSHFPFGGFAWVRLAWGQVGSPLANLASIGGPALVTFVTVVLATGSYTIAFRRHMTIIVVCFLIIAAGTAWTTVTMGSSKSIGEVSVAAIQGNVPRLGLEFNAQRRAVLANHVAETSKLKEREPVDLVIWPENSSDVNPFSDVEAKELISQAVAAASAPVLVGTITHDEVGPRNTMVVFDPETGPGEFHHKKFLQPFGEYMPMRKFFRLFSEKVDLAGNFQPGNGTGIVRMRAATSGTAVTVGIATCYEVAFDAAARDAVRADAQILTTPTNNATFNFSDMTYQQLAMSRMRAIEVDRAVVVAATSGVSAIVQPDGTVTQHTGIFEAKTLIETLPLRNSSTIAVRYGSTIEYTLVIIGWLAMIFALWRFNNTSAAPASATKPNRKSPSQSTSSTAKKKNR, from the coding sequence ATGTTGAGTATCCGCGCGCGTAATATGCATGCACTTATACGAATATGCCTAGCATTGCTATCCGGTGTCTTGGTCTACGCCTCCTACCAGCCACAAGGTTTCAGTGTGGCTGGCGTAGTCGGAGTCGCTGTCTTATATGCTGGATTTTCACCGATTAAAGGGCAATACGTTTCGTTGCGGTTAGGCGCAGCCATAGCAGCTAGCCATTGTTTCGTACTGTATATGTTGCTATTGCCGTGGATCGGTGAGTTTGTCGGAAACTTCCCATACATATCGTTGGCAGTTTTTCTCTCCCTTTACGGCATTATCCTTGGGGTCGGTGCGGCAGCATTACAGCGAGTGCCTTACCCCTGGTTGTGGTTTGCATTTTTATACCTGGCGGTGGAGTGGCTGCGTTCACATTTTCCCTTTGGTGGATTCGCCTGGGTGCGTTTGGCTTGGGGGCAAGTGGGCAGTCCTTTAGCTAATTTGGCAAGTATCGGTGGGCCAGCATTGGTAACGTTCGTCACTGTCGTTTTAGCCACCGGGTCGTACACGATTGCTTTTCGACGTCACATGACCATCATTGTGGTTTGTTTTCTTATTATCGCTGCCGGAACAGCTTGGACTACTGTAACAATGGGGTCGTCGAAAAGCATCGGCGAGGTGTCTGTAGCGGCGATTCAGGGTAACGTACCGCGGTTAGGGTTGGAATTTAACGCCCAACGGCGCGCTGTCTTGGCCAACCATGTAGCAGAGACCTCAAAACTAAAAGAACGTGAACCGGTTGATTTAGTTATATGGCCCGAGAACTCCTCAGATGTGAATCCGTTTTCAGATGTAGAGGCAAAGGAATTGATAAGCCAAGCGGTAGCTGCCGCTAGCGCCCCAGTTTTGGTAGGAACCATTACCCATGACGAAGTAGGGCCCCGCAATACTATGGTTGTATTTGACCCGGAAACCGGACCAGGGGAGTTTCACCACAAAAAGTTTCTCCAGCCATTTGGGGAATACATGCCGATGCGAAAGTTCTTCCGTTTATTTTCGGAAAAAGTTGACTTAGCAGGAAATTTCCAACCAGGAAATGGCACAGGAATTGTGCGAATGCGAGCCGCAACATCTGGAACGGCAGTCACAGTCGGGATTGCCACGTGCTACGAGGTGGCCTTCGACGCGGCCGCACGCGATGCAGTTAGAGCTGATGCACAAATCCTGACTACCCCCACAAACAATGCAACCTTTAACTTCTCTGATATGACGTACCAGCAGCTTGCTATGAGCCGTATGCGCGCGATCGAAGTTGATAGGGCAGTGGTAGTTGCAGCGACTTCGGGGGTATCCGCCATTGTTCAACCTGACGGCACGGTTACCCAGCATACCGGGATCTTTGAAGCTAAAACTTTGATTGAAACGTTGCCGTTGCGTAACAGTTCAACGATTGCAGTGCGATACGGTTCTACAATTGAATACACGTTGGTTATCATTGGGTGGTTGGCAATGATCTTTGCACTGTGGCGGTTTAATAACACATCTGCCGCACCGGCTTCGGCGACGAAGCCAAACCGGAAATCACCTTCTCAATCCACATCGTCTACTGCGAAGAAGAAAAACCGCTAG
- a CDS encoding FxsA family protein gives MPLIFAIPYFFIEALSFYAVASWLGVGKALVGLFVVFFIGIIVAAWEMRRISAQLNKTSTNSAKIAGNFGLVAAGAVLLALPGFASSVVGLLFIFPPTRAVVRTVLARKMRHSIENLGIRSFEMTNTYRQRTSYGSFGTGSNQSNPIVIDEQEIRDWTKDVKPEDFSK, from the coding sequence ATGCCGTTAATCTTTGCTATCCCATATTTTTTTATTGAAGCACTGAGTTTTTATGCTGTGGCTTCATGGTTAGGCGTCGGGAAAGCTCTTGTCGGTCTCTTTGTGGTGTTTTTCATCGGCATTATCGTTGCCGCGTGGGAAATGCGGCGGATCTCTGCCCAATTGAACAAGACGTCAACAAATTCGGCTAAGATTGCAGGAAATTTCGGACTTGTTGCGGCGGGAGCGGTGTTGTTAGCATTGCCTGGTTTCGCGTCAAGCGTTGTGGGTTTGCTATTTATTTTTCCTCCAACACGTGCGGTTGTACGCACAGTATTGGCACGCAAAATGCGTCATAGCATTGAGAACCTAGGCATCCGTAGTTTTGAGATGACAAACACCTATCGCCAACGCACTTCTTACGGCAGTTTTGGCACAGGTAGTAACCAATCGAATCCGATTGTTATAGATGAACAGGAAATTCGGGATTGGACAAAAGACGTTAAGCCGGAAGATTTTTCCAAATAG